One Pieris napi chromosome Z, ilPieNapi1.2, whole genome shotgun sequence DNA window includes the following coding sequences:
- the LOC125062728 gene encoding ankyrin repeat domain-containing protein 11 isoform X6, with protein sequence MPSTSRSRGSGRASDAAPRTQVIAPMSERQQLALVMQISSQDAPPAAPTPAEERKRTRQQRNERGETPLHVAAIRGDHDQVKKLLEQGQDPDVTDFADNNARASHTARTRDDSNKKSGNASTNSEGSKRTNMEGLAQGEIEGKEATPQEKGNAEIKDEGSQLSSGVVSSTQDDTNLSSKKGNYEESQEADTPEDDVSKRKKRKETEEKEPMAKPAPVARTGTGRKPGPASKTGALPLSKGGASPNVNKSAATSSTGKAQATGKGASGNKGKTGSGKTGLHSGKQDRRSPVASPKPGQSKDDGESEDKPQEAMAPKVPPLKIVIPGGAGGSGNRNEQEEGVQRGGGKGRGSASTLPYVIPCTTDTAQTSDSSDGNSDDKRVECKGGQRVLRSHRTNDADKDKGNCPHSSDRSGSNQILSSHKNPLPGADDAPSTSGGRNESDGPGSRGRRYHSPLKSPKSTRQSYGPGGRGRRSTHKKSAKKRGHSSTAGHSADVHPRKRKIKASKESHSREPTKSEHSENIAHNVTHSNPYQMYIHKRKQIERRQKTLFPVKPKPPKDFNKYLMNRCTYTLQNNVNPEPQVDIPINMPQQMVTEFLSQERERTRLRVQHQVEKEKLVLAVEQEILRVHGRAERAVANQALPFSVCTILRDKEVYNVLAPDQEEKRNAQRSRCNGRQINSWLQEVDDKWEKIKEGMLRRQHTEAETLHAVQTMGWEWKLKELGLCDHKNTPKIDPTHVPQIHVSNFDLPA encoded by the exons ATGCCTTCGACCTCGCGGTCGCGGGGCTCCGGACGAGCCAGTGACGCCGCGCCACGGACGCAGGTCATAGCGCCTATGTCGGAGCGGCAACAACTGGCTCTTGTGATGCAAATATCGTCACAAGATGCTCCTCCAg CCGCTCCGACCCCAGCAGAAGAACGAAAACGGACAAGACAACAACGAAATGAACGTGGAGAAACCCCCCTCCATGTTGCAGCTATAAGAGGGGATCATGACCAGGTCAAAAAATTACTAGAACAAGGACAAGACCCTGATGTGACAGATTTTGCAG ATAATAACGCGAGAGCTTCTCATACTGCAAGAACAAGGGATGACAGCAACAAGAAAAGTGGCAATGCAAGTACAAACAGTGAAGGCAGTAAAAGAACCAACATGGAGGGCCTAGCACAGGGTGAAATTGAAGGAAAAGAGGCCACCCCACAAGAAAAAGGCAATGCAGAAATTAAAGATG AAGGTTCTCAGTTGAGTAGCGGCGTAGTGTCATCCACACAGGATGACACTAACTTAAGTAGTAAGAAAGGAAATTATGAAGAAAGTCAAGAAGCTGACACACCCGAGGATGACGTTTCTAAGCGGAAGAAGCGTAAAGAGACTGAAGAAAAGGAGCCGATGGCTAAGCCTGCGCCTGTAGCTAGGACTGGGACAGGGCG TAAGCCTGGGCCTGCGAGCAAGACGGGCGCGTTGCCGCTGAGTAAAGGCGGCGCTTCGCCCAACGTTAACAAAAGCGCTGCCACTTCGTCTACTGGGAAAGCTCAAGCTACAGGCAAAGGGGCTTCAGGGAATAAG ggGAAAACAGGCTCCGGTAAAACTGGTCTGCATAGTGGAAAGCAAGACCGTAGAAGTCCTGTAGCAAGTCCTAAACCCGGCCAAAGTAAGGATGATGGGGAAAGTGAAGATAAACCACAAGAAGCAATGGCACCAAAAGTTCCACCTTTGAAGATAGTTATTCCTGGTGGAGCTGGTGGTTCTGGAAATAGGAATGAACAGGAAGAAG GCGTACAGCGTGGAGGAGGAAAGGGGCGTGGTAGTGCATCAACATTACCTTATGTAATACCATGTACTACGGACACAGCGCAAACATCAGATAGTTCTGATGGAAATTCAGATGACAAGCGAGTGGAATGCAAG GGCGGGCAAAGAGTACTGCGTTCGCATAGAACGAACGACGCCGACAAAGATAAAGGAAATTGCCCGCATAGCTCAGACCGATCGGGATCTAACCAAATTCTGAGTTCCCATAAAAACCCACTTCCA GGGGCTGATGATGCGCCGTCAACATCAGGTGGGAGAAACGAATCAG ACGGACCAGGAAGCAGAGGCCGGCGCTATCATTCTCCCTTAAAGTCTCCAAAGAGCACACGCCAATCTt ACGGACCGGGGGGCAGAGGTCGCCGCAGTACTCACAAAAAGTCTGCAAAGAAAAGAGGACACtctt CTACTGCGGGACATTCGGCCGACGTCCACCCAAggaaaagaaaaatcaaagCCTCTAAAGAGAGCCACTCAAGGGAGCCGACTAAGTCCGAACATTCTGAAAATATCGCCCATAATGTTACGCATTCCAATCCCTATCAAATGTACATACACAAAAGGAAACAG atCGAGCGCCGTCAAAAAACCCTCTTTCCAGTCAAACCTAAACCGCCCAAAGACTTCAATAAGTACCTGATGAATAGATGCACCTACACGCTTCAAAATAACGTGAACCCGGAGCCTCAGGTTGATATTCCCATCAACATGCCACAGCAGATGGTCACAGAGTTCTTGTCGCAAGAGAGGGAGAG aacacgGTTACGGGTACAGCATCAAGTTGAAAAGGAGAAATTGGTTTTGGCTGTGGAGCAGGAAATTTTACGGGTGCATGGAAGGGCTGAACGGGCGGTTGCAAATCAG GCGCTGCCGTTTTCAGTTTGCACGATATTACGTGATAAAGAAGTGTATAATGTACTAGCGCCCGATCAAGAAGAGAAAAGAAATGCGCAGAGATCAAGATGTAATGGAAGGCAGATCAACTCGTGGTTGCAGGAAGTAGATGACAAATGGGAAAAAATTAAG GAGGGCATGTTGCGGCGACAGCATACTGAAGCGGAGACACTTCACGCTGTACAAACTATGGGTTGGGAATGGAAACTCAAAGAGCTTGGTCTATGTGATCATAAAAATACTCCGAAAATTGATCCGACACACGTACCTCAAATACACGTGTCGAATTTTGATTTGCCCGCTTGA
- the LOC125062728 gene encoding ankyrin repeat domain-containing protein 12 isoform X1 → MPSTSRSRGSGRASDAAPRTQVIAPMSERQQLALVMQISSQDAPPAAPTPAEERKRTRQQRNERGETPLHVAAIRGDHDQVKKLLEQGQDPDVTDFAGWTPLHEACSYGWFQVVVVLVNGGANVNAKGLDDDTPLHDAATSGNLEMVKFLIEHSAEPFVKNTKGKAPSDYAAPHIYDYIISLKDNNARASHTARTRDDSNKKSGNASTNSEGSKRTNMEGLAQGEIEGKEATPQEKGNAEIKDEGSQLSSGVVSSTQDDTNLSSKKGNYEESQEADTPEDDVSKRKKRKETEEKEPMAKPAPVARTGTGRKPGPASKTGALPLSKGGASPNVNKSAATSSTGKAQATGKGASGNKGKTGSGKTGLHSGKQDRRSPVASPKPGQSKDDGESEDKPQEAMAPKVPPLKIVIPGGAGGSGNRNEQEEGVQRGGGKGRGSASTLPYVIPCTTDTAQTSDSSDGNSDDKRVECKGGQRVLRSHRTNDADKDKGNCPHSSDRSGSNQILSSHKNPLPGADDAPSTSGGRNESDGPGSRGRRYHSPLKSPKSTRQSYGPGGRGRRSTHKKSAKKRGHSSTAGHSADVHPRKRKIKASKESHSREPTKSEHSENIAHNVTHSNPYQMYIHKRKQIERRQKTLFPVKPKPPKDFNKYLMNRCTYTLQNNVNPEPQVDIPINMPQQMVTEFLSQERERTRLRVQHQVEKEKLVLAVEQEILRVHGRAERAVANQALPFSVCTILRDKEVYNVLAPDQEEKRNAQRSRCNGRQINSWLQEVDDKWEKIKEGMLRRQHTEAETLHAVQTMGWEWKLKELGLCDHKNTPKIDPTHVPQIHVSNFDLPA, encoded by the exons ATGCCTTCGACCTCGCGGTCGCGGGGCTCCGGACGAGCCAGTGACGCCGCGCCACGGACGCAGGTCATAGCGCCTATGTCGGAGCGGCAACAACTGGCTCTTGTGATGCAAATATCGTCACAAGATGCTCCTCCAg CCGCTCCGACCCCAGCAGAAGAACGAAAACGGACAAGACAACAACGAAATGAACGTGGAGAAACCCCCCTCCATGTTGCAGCTATAAGAGGGGATCATGACCAGGTCAAAAAATTACTAGAACAAGGACAAGACCCTGATGTGACAGATTTTGCAG GATGGACACCTTTACATGAAGCATGTAGTTATGGTTGGTTTCAAGTAGTAGTGGTACTAGTAAATGGTGGGGCTAATGTGAATGCAAAGGGATTAGATGATGATACTCCTCTTCATGATGCTGCTACTTCAGGCAACCTAGAGATGGTTAAATTTCTTATTGAGCATAGTGCAGAGCCTTTCGTAAAAAACACTAAAGGAAAAGCCCCATCAGATTATGCAGCTCCACACATCTACGACTATATAATATCTttgaaag ATAATAACGCGAGAGCTTCTCATACTGCAAGAACAAGGGATGACAGCAACAAGAAAAGTGGCAATGCAAGTACAAACAGTGAAGGCAGTAAAAGAACCAACATGGAGGGCCTAGCACAGGGTGAAATTGAAGGAAAAGAGGCCACCCCACAAGAAAAAGGCAATGCAGAAATTAAAGATG AAGGTTCTCAGTTGAGTAGCGGCGTAGTGTCATCCACACAGGATGACACTAACTTAAGTAGTAAGAAAGGAAATTATGAAGAAAGTCAAGAAGCTGACACACCCGAGGATGACGTTTCTAAGCGGAAGAAGCGTAAAGAGACTGAAGAAAAGGAGCCGATGGCTAAGCCTGCGCCTGTAGCTAGGACTGGGACAGGGCG TAAGCCTGGGCCTGCGAGCAAGACGGGCGCGTTGCCGCTGAGTAAAGGCGGCGCTTCGCCCAACGTTAACAAAAGCGCTGCCACTTCGTCTACTGGGAAAGCTCAAGCTACAGGCAAAGGGGCTTCAGGGAATAAG ggGAAAACAGGCTCCGGTAAAACTGGTCTGCATAGTGGAAAGCAAGACCGTAGAAGTCCTGTAGCAAGTCCTAAACCCGGCCAAAGTAAGGATGATGGGGAAAGTGAAGATAAACCACAAGAAGCAATGGCACCAAAAGTTCCACCTTTGAAGATAGTTATTCCTGGTGGAGCTGGTGGTTCTGGAAATAGGAATGAACAGGAAGAAG GCGTACAGCGTGGAGGAGGAAAGGGGCGTGGTAGTGCATCAACATTACCTTATGTAATACCATGTACTACGGACACAGCGCAAACATCAGATAGTTCTGATGGAAATTCAGATGACAAGCGAGTGGAATGCAAG GGCGGGCAAAGAGTACTGCGTTCGCATAGAACGAACGACGCCGACAAAGATAAAGGAAATTGCCCGCATAGCTCAGACCGATCGGGATCTAACCAAATTCTGAGTTCCCATAAAAACCCACTTCCA GGGGCTGATGATGCGCCGTCAACATCAGGTGGGAGAAACGAATCAG ACGGACCAGGAAGCAGAGGCCGGCGCTATCATTCTCCCTTAAAGTCTCCAAAGAGCACACGCCAATCTt ACGGACCGGGGGGCAGAGGTCGCCGCAGTACTCACAAAAAGTCTGCAAAGAAAAGAGGACACtctt CTACTGCGGGACATTCGGCCGACGTCCACCCAAggaaaagaaaaatcaaagCCTCTAAAGAGAGCCACTCAAGGGAGCCGACTAAGTCCGAACATTCTGAAAATATCGCCCATAATGTTACGCATTCCAATCCCTATCAAATGTACATACACAAAAGGAAACAG atCGAGCGCCGTCAAAAAACCCTCTTTCCAGTCAAACCTAAACCGCCCAAAGACTTCAATAAGTACCTGATGAATAGATGCACCTACACGCTTCAAAATAACGTGAACCCGGAGCCTCAGGTTGATATTCCCATCAACATGCCACAGCAGATGGTCACAGAGTTCTTGTCGCAAGAGAGGGAGAG aacacgGTTACGGGTACAGCATCAAGTTGAAAAGGAGAAATTGGTTTTGGCTGTGGAGCAGGAAATTTTACGGGTGCATGGAAGGGCTGAACGGGCGGTTGCAAATCAG GCGCTGCCGTTTTCAGTTTGCACGATATTACGTGATAAAGAAGTGTATAATGTACTAGCGCCCGATCAAGAAGAGAAAAGAAATGCGCAGAGATCAAGATGTAATGGAAGGCAGATCAACTCGTGGTTGCAGGAAGTAGATGACAAATGGGAAAAAATTAAG GAGGGCATGTTGCGGCGACAGCATACTGAAGCGGAGACACTTCACGCTGTACAAACTATGGGTTGGGAATGGAAACTCAAAGAGCTTGGTCTATGTGATCATAAAAATACTCCGAAAATTGATCCGACACACGTACCTCAAATACACGTGTCGAATTTTGATTTGCCCGCTTGA
- the LOC125062728 gene encoding ankyrin repeat domain-containing protein 11 isoform X7, which translates to MPSTSRSRGSGRASDAAPRTQVIAPMSERQQLALVMQISSQDAPPAAPTPAEERKRTRQQRNERGETPLHVAAIRGDHDQVKKLLEQGQDPDVTDFAGWTPLHEACSYGWFQVVVVLVNGGANVNAKGLDDDTPLHDAATSGNLEMVKFLIEHSAEPFVKNTKGKAPSDYAAPHIYDYIISLKDNNARASHTARTRDDSNKKSGNASTNSEGSKRTNMEGLAQGEIEGKEATPQEKGNAEIKDEGSQLSSGVVSSTQDDTNLSSKKGNYEESQEADTPEDDVSKRKKRKETEEKEPMAKPAPVARTGTGRKPGPASKTGALPLSKGGASPNVNKSAATSSTGKAQATGKGASGNKGKTGSGKTGLHSGKQDRRSPVASPKPGQSKDDGESEDKPQEAMAPKVPPLKIVIPGGAGGSGNRNEQEEGVQRGGGKGRGSASTLPYVIPCTTDTAQTSDSSDGNSDDKRVECKGADDAPSTSGGRNESATAGHSADVHPRKRKIKASKESHSREPTKSEHSENIAHNVTHSNPYQMYIHKRKQIERRQKTLFPVKPKPPKDFNKYLMNRCTYTLQNNVNPEPQVDIPINMPQQMVTEFLSQERERTRLRVQHQVEKEKLVLAVEQEILRVHGRAERAVANQALPFSVCTILRDKEVYNVLAPDQEEKRNAQRSRCNGRQINSWLQEVDDKWEKIKEGMLRRQHTEAETLHAVQTMGWEWKLKELGLCDHKNTPKIDPTHVPQIHVSNFDLPA; encoded by the exons ATGCCTTCGACCTCGCGGTCGCGGGGCTCCGGACGAGCCAGTGACGCCGCGCCACGGACGCAGGTCATAGCGCCTATGTCGGAGCGGCAACAACTGGCTCTTGTGATGCAAATATCGTCACAAGATGCTCCTCCAg CCGCTCCGACCCCAGCAGAAGAACGAAAACGGACAAGACAACAACGAAATGAACGTGGAGAAACCCCCCTCCATGTTGCAGCTATAAGAGGGGATCATGACCAGGTCAAAAAATTACTAGAACAAGGACAAGACCCTGATGTGACAGATTTTGCAG GATGGACACCTTTACATGAAGCATGTAGTTATGGTTGGTTTCAAGTAGTAGTGGTACTAGTAAATGGTGGGGCTAATGTGAATGCAAAGGGATTAGATGATGATACTCCTCTTCATGATGCTGCTACTTCAGGCAACCTAGAGATGGTTAAATTTCTTATTGAGCATAGTGCAGAGCCTTTCGTAAAAAACACTAAAGGAAAAGCCCCATCAGATTATGCAGCTCCACACATCTACGACTATATAATATCTttgaaag ATAATAACGCGAGAGCTTCTCATACTGCAAGAACAAGGGATGACAGCAACAAGAAAAGTGGCAATGCAAGTACAAACAGTGAAGGCAGTAAAAGAACCAACATGGAGGGCCTAGCACAGGGTGAAATTGAAGGAAAAGAGGCCACCCCACAAGAAAAAGGCAATGCAGAAATTAAAGATG AAGGTTCTCAGTTGAGTAGCGGCGTAGTGTCATCCACACAGGATGACACTAACTTAAGTAGTAAGAAAGGAAATTATGAAGAAAGTCAAGAAGCTGACACACCCGAGGATGACGTTTCTAAGCGGAAGAAGCGTAAAGAGACTGAAGAAAAGGAGCCGATGGCTAAGCCTGCGCCTGTAGCTAGGACTGGGACAGGGCG TAAGCCTGGGCCTGCGAGCAAGACGGGCGCGTTGCCGCTGAGTAAAGGCGGCGCTTCGCCCAACGTTAACAAAAGCGCTGCCACTTCGTCTACTGGGAAAGCTCAAGCTACAGGCAAAGGGGCTTCAGGGAATAAG ggGAAAACAGGCTCCGGTAAAACTGGTCTGCATAGTGGAAAGCAAGACCGTAGAAGTCCTGTAGCAAGTCCTAAACCCGGCCAAAGTAAGGATGATGGGGAAAGTGAAGATAAACCACAAGAAGCAATGGCACCAAAAGTTCCACCTTTGAAGATAGTTATTCCTGGTGGAGCTGGTGGTTCTGGAAATAGGAATGAACAGGAAGAAG GCGTACAGCGTGGAGGAGGAAAGGGGCGTGGTAGTGCATCAACATTACCTTATGTAATACCATGTACTACGGACACAGCGCAAACATCAGATAGTTCTGATGGAAATTCAGATGACAAGCGAGTGGAATGCAAG GGGGCTGATGATGCGCCGTCAACATCAGGTGGGAGAAACGAATCAG CTACTGCGGGACATTCGGCCGACGTCCACCCAAggaaaagaaaaatcaaagCCTCTAAAGAGAGCCACTCAAGGGAGCCGACTAAGTCCGAACATTCTGAAAATATCGCCCATAATGTTACGCATTCCAATCCCTATCAAATGTACATACACAAAAGGAAACAG atCGAGCGCCGTCAAAAAACCCTCTTTCCAGTCAAACCTAAACCGCCCAAAGACTTCAATAAGTACCTGATGAATAGATGCACCTACACGCTTCAAAATAACGTGAACCCGGAGCCTCAGGTTGATATTCCCATCAACATGCCACAGCAGATGGTCACAGAGTTCTTGTCGCAAGAGAGGGAGAG aacacgGTTACGGGTACAGCATCAAGTTGAAAAGGAGAAATTGGTTTTGGCTGTGGAGCAGGAAATTTTACGGGTGCATGGAAGGGCTGAACGGGCGGTTGCAAATCAG GCGCTGCCGTTTTCAGTTTGCACGATATTACGTGATAAAGAAGTGTATAATGTACTAGCGCCCGATCAAGAAGAGAAAAGAAATGCGCAGAGATCAAGATGTAATGGAAGGCAGATCAACTCGTGGTTGCAGGAAGTAGATGACAAATGGGAAAAAATTAAG GAGGGCATGTTGCGGCGACAGCATACTGAAGCGGAGACACTTCACGCTGTACAAACTATGGGTTGGGAATGGAAACTCAAAGAGCTTGGTCTATGTGATCATAAAAATACTCCGAAAATTGATCCGACACACGTACCTCAAATACACGTGTCGAATTTTGATTTGCCCGCTTGA
- the LOC125062728 gene encoding ankyrin repeat domain-containing protein 11 isoform X2 encodes MPSTSRSRGSGRASDAAPRTQVIAPMSERQQLALVMQISSQDAPPAAPTPAEERKRTRQQRNERGETPLHVAAIRGDHDQVKKLLEQGQDPDVTDFAGWTPLHEACSYGWFQVVVVLVNGGANVNAKGLDDDTPLHDAATSGNLEMVKFLIEHSAEPFVKNTKGKAPSDYAAPHIYDYIISLKDNNARASHTARTRDDSNKKSGNASTNSEGSKRTNMEGLAQGEIEGKEATPQEKEGSQLSSGVVSSTQDDTNLSSKKGNYEESQEADTPEDDVSKRKKRKETEEKEPMAKPAPVARTGTGRKPGPASKTGALPLSKGGASPNVNKSAATSSTGKAQATGKGASGNKGKTGSGKTGLHSGKQDRRSPVASPKPGQSKDDGESEDKPQEAMAPKVPPLKIVIPGGAGGSGNRNEQEEGVQRGGGKGRGSASTLPYVIPCTTDTAQTSDSSDGNSDDKRVECKGGQRVLRSHRTNDADKDKGNCPHSSDRSGSNQILSSHKNPLPGADDAPSTSGGRNESDGPGSRGRRYHSPLKSPKSTRQSYGPGGRGRRSTHKKSAKKRGHSSTAGHSADVHPRKRKIKASKESHSREPTKSEHSENIAHNVTHSNPYQMYIHKRKQIERRQKTLFPVKPKPPKDFNKYLMNRCTYTLQNNVNPEPQVDIPINMPQQMVTEFLSQERERTRLRVQHQVEKEKLVLAVEQEILRVHGRAERAVANQALPFSVCTILRDKEVYNVLAPDQEEKRNAQRSRCNGRQINSWLQEVDDKWEKIKEGMLRRQHTEAETLHAVQTMGWEWKLKELGLCDHKNTPKIDPTHVPQIHVSNFDLPA; translated from the exons ATGCCTTCGACCTCGCGGTCGCGGGGCTCCGGACGAGCCAGTGACGCCGCGCCACGGACGCAGGTCATAGCGCCTATGTCGGAGCGGCAACAACTGGCTCTTGTGATGCAAATATCGTCACAAGATGCTCCTCCAg CCGCTCCGACCCCAGCAGAAGAACGAAAACGGACAAGACAACAACGAAATGAACGTGGAGAAACCCCCCTCCATGTTGCAGCTATAAGAGGGGATCATGACCAGGTCAAAAAATTACTAGAACAAGGACAAGACCCTGATGTGACAGATTTTGCAG GATGGACACCTTTACATGAAGCATGTAGTTATGGTTGGTTTCAAGTAGTAGTGGTACTAGTAAATGGTGGGGCTAATGTGAATGCAAAGGGATTAGATGATGATACTCCTCTTCATGATGCTGCTACTTCAGGCAACCTAGAGATGGTTAAATTTCTTATTGAGCATAGTGCAGAGCCTTTCGTAAAAAACACTAAAGGAAAAGCCCCATCAGATTATGCAGCTCCACACATCTACGACTATATAATATCTttgaaag ATAATAACGCGAGAGCTTCTCATACTGCAAGAACAAGGGATGACAGCAACAAGAAAAGTGGCAATGCAAGTACAAACAGTGAAGGCAGTAAAAGAACCAACATGGAGGGCCTAGCACAGGGTGAAATTGAAGGAAAAGAGGCCACCCCACAAGAAAAAG AAGGTTCTCAGTTGAGTAGCGGCGTAGTGTCATCCACACAGGATGACACTAACTTAAGTAGTAAGAAAGGAAATTATGAAGAAAGTCAAGAAGCTGACACACCCGAGGATGACGTTTCTAAGCGGAAGAAGCGTAAAGAGACTGAAGAAAAGGAGCCGATGGCTAAGCCTGCGCCTGTAGCTAGGACTGGGACAGGGCG TAAGCCTGGGCCTGCGAGCAAGACGGGCGCGTTGCCGCTGAGTAAAGGCGGCGCTTCGCCCAACGTTAACAAAAGCGCTGCCACTTCGTCTACTGGGAAAGCTCAAGCTACAGGCAAAGGGGCTTCAGGGAATAAG ggGAAAACAGGCTCCGGTAAAACTGGTCTGCATAGTGGAAAGCAAGACCGTAGAAGTCCTGTAGCAAGTCCTAAACCCGGCCAAAGTAAGGATGATGGGGAAAGTGAAGATAAACCACAAGAAGCAATGGCACCAAAAGTTCCACCTTTGAAGATAGTTATTCCTGGTGGAGCTGGTGGTTCTGGAAATAGGAATGAACAGGAAGAAG GCGTACAGCGTGGAGGAGGAAAGGGGCGTGGTAGTGCATCAACATTACCTTATGTAATACCATGTACTACGGACACAGCGCAAACATCAGATAGTTCTGATGGAAATTCAGATGACAAGCGAGTGGAATGCAAG GGCGGGCAAAGAGTACTGCGTTCGCATAGAACGAACGACGCCGACAAAGATAAAGGAAATTGCCCGCATAGCTCAGACCGATCGGGATCTAACCAAATTCTGAGTTCCCATAAAAACCCACTTCCA GGGGCTGATGATGCGCCGTCAACATCAGGTGGGAGAAACGAATCAG ACGGACCAGGAAGCAGAGGCCGGCGCTATCATTCTCCCTTAAAGTCTCCAAAGAGCACACGCCAATCTt ACGGACCGGGGGGCAGAGGTCGCCGCAGTACTCACAAAAAGTCTGCAAAGAAAAGAGGACACtctt CTACTGCGGGACATTCGGCCGACGTCCACCCAAggaaaagaaaaatcaaagCCTCTAAAGAGAGCCACTCAAGGGAGCCGACTAAGTCCGAACATTCTGAAAATATCGCCCATAATGTTACGCATTCCAATCCCTATCAAATGTACATACACAAAAGGAAACAG atCGAGCGCCGTCAAAAAACCCTCTTTCCAGTCAAACCTAAACCGCCCAAAGACTTCAATAAGTACCTGATGAATAGATGCACCTACACGCTTCAAAATAACGTGAACCCGGAGCCTCAGGTTGATATTCCCATCAACATGCCACAGCAGATGGTCACAGAGTTCTTGTCGCAAGAGAGGGAGAG aacacgGTTACGGGTACAGCATCAAGTTGAAAAGGAGAAATTGGTTTTGGCTGTGGAGCAGGAAATTTTACGGGTGCATGGAAGGGCTGAACGGGCGGTTGCAAATCAG GCGCTGCCGTTTTCAGTTTGCACGATATTACGTGATAAAGAAGTGTATAATGTACTAGCGCCCGATCAAGAAGAGAAAAGAAATGCGCAGAGATCAAGATGTAATGGAAGGCAGATCAACTCGTGGTTGCAGGAAGTAGATGACAAATGGGAAAAAATTAAG GAGGGCATGTTGCGGCGACAGCATACTGAAGCGGAGACACTTCACGCTGTACAAACTATGGGTTGGGAATGGAAACTCAAAGAGCTTGGTCTATGTGATCATAAAAATACTCCGAAAATTGATCCGACACACGTACCTCAAATACACGTGTCGAATTTTGATTTGCCCGCTTGA